One genomic window of Microbaculum marinisediminis includes the following:
- a CDS encoding feruloyl-CoA synthase: MTGNDAAKKQTDPDRFRPVDLGPRDVVAEHRPDGSILFRSPFPLPAYPERLTDRLVDWAEATPDRLFLAGRPAGGGDGDGAGWRRFTYAETLDLVRRIGAALLTRHLTRERPIVILSGNDIEHALLGLAAQYVGIPYAPVSPAYSLISTDYAKLRYIVELVTPGLIFAADGAAFAPALDAATPRGCEVVVARNPGPGQTLFDTLANGEDAGADPAAADTANATVGPDTIAKILFTSGSTGMPKGVVNTQRMLTSNQEMIACAFPYFRDEPPVILDWAPWNHTAGGNHNFGIALYNGGTFYIDDGNPTPAGIERTVRNLRDVSPNWYFNVPKGFDALVPYLRDDPGLRETFFKDLKVLFYAGAGMAQHVWDDLDAMATRTCGARILRLCGFGATETGPFALVLLWDAPAGHVGIPAPGVDIKLVPNGAKLEARIRSPSVLPGYWRQPDMTAAAFDADGYYMLGDAMRFADPDDPSAGLVFDGRVKEDFKLDTGTWVNVGPLRGAFIDHFAPYVSDVVIAGLNRDYVSALVFVDPNACRRLAGLPADGGLAALVADDAVRAAFRDRLESFARTATGSSNRVVRLLLMPEPPSIDRHEMTDKGSINQRAVLENRAALIETLYAEPPGPDVLALA, encoded by the coding sequence ATGACCGGCAACGACGCGGCCAAGAAGCAGACCGATCCGGACCGCTTCCGGCCCGTCGATCTCGGGCCGCGCGACGTCGTGGCCGAACACCGACCCGACGGATCGATCCTGTTTCGATCGCCGTTTCCACTGCCGGCCTATCCGGAGCGCCTGACCGACCGACTGGTCGACTGGGCCGAGGCCACACCGGACCGGCTTTTCCTCGCCGGTCGCCCGGCCGGCGGGGGCGACGGTGACGGCGCCGGCTGGCGCCGGTTCACCTACGCCGAGACGCTGGACCTGGTGCGGCGGATCGGTGCGGCGCTCCTGACACGGCACCTGACCCGGGAGCGGCCGATCGTCATCCTGTCGGGCAACGATATCGAGCACGCGCTCCTCGGGCTGGCCGCCCAGTATGTCGGCATCCCGTATGCTCCGGTATCGCCGGCCTACTCGCTGATCTCCACCGACTACGCGAAGCTGCGCTACATCGTCGAGCTGGTGACGCCCGGCCTGATCTTCGCCGCCGACGGCGCGGCCTTCGCCCCGGCGCTCGACGCCGCGACGCCCCGGGGCTGCGAGGTCGTGGTCGCCCGCAACCCGGGCCCCGGCCAGACCCTGTTCGACACGCTGGCGAATGGTGAGGATGCCGGGGCCGATCCCGCGGCGGCGGACACGGCGAACGCCACCGTGGGGCCGGATACGATCGCCAAGATCCTGTTCACCTCCGGCTCCACCGGCATGCCCAAGGGCGTGGTCAACACCCAGCGCATGCTGACCTCCAACCAGGAGATGATCGCCTGCGCGTTTCCCTACTTCCGTGACGAGCCGCCGGTGATCCTGGACTGGGCGCCGTGGAACCATACCGCCGGCGGCAACCACAATTTCGGGATCGCGCTCTACAACGGCGGGACGTTCTATATCGATGACGGCAATCCGACGCCGGCCGGTATCGAACGGACCGTCCGCAACCTGCGCGACGTCTCGCCGAACTGGTACTTCAACGTGCCGAAGGGCTTCGACGCGCTCGTTCCCTACCTGCGCGACGACCCGGGCCTGCGCGAGACGTTCTTCAAGGACCTGAAGGTGCTGTTCTATGCCGGCGCCGGGATGGCCCAGCACGTCTGGGACGACCTCGACGCCATGGCGACCAGGACCTGCGGCGCGCGCATCCTGCGGCTTTGCGGCTTCGGCGCGACCGAGACCGGGCCGTTCGCGCTCGTGCTGTTGTGGGATGCGCCGGCCGGCCATGTCGGCATCCCCGCGCCCGGCGTCGACATCAAGCTGGTGCCGAACGGTGCCAAGCTCGAGGCGCGGATCCGGAGCCCGAGCGTGCTGCCCGGCTATTGGCGCCAGCCGGACATGACGGCGGCGGCGTTCGACGCCGACGGCTACTACATGCTCGGCGACGCCATGCGGTTCGCCGACCCGGACGATCCCTCCGCCGGCCTGGTCTTCGACGGCCGCGTCAAGGAGGACTTCAAGCTCGATACCGGAACCTGGGTCAATGTCGGGCCGCTGCGCGGCGCCTTCATCGACCATTTCGCGCCCTACGTCTCCGACGTGGTGATCGCCGGGCTGAACCGCGACTACGTGTCGGCGCTGGTCTTCGTCGACCCCAACGCCTGCCGCCGGCTGGCCGGGCTTCCCGCCGACGGGGGACTGGCCGCCCTCGTCGCCGACGATGCCGTCAGGGCGGCGTTCCGCGACCGGCTGGAAAGCTTCGCGCGGACGGCGACGGGAAGCTCCAACCGGGTGGTCCGGCTGCTGCTCATGCCCGAGCCGCCATCGATCGACCGCCACGAGATGACCGACAAGGGATCGATCAACCAGCGCGCGGTGCTCGAGAACCGCGCCGCCCTGATCGAAACCCTGTACGCCGAACCGCCGGGACCCGACGTCCTGGCGCTTGCGTGA
- a CDS encoding thiolase family protein, translated as MSGTERAVCAEWSDVWLLDGVRTPFVDYKGALSLVSPIDLGIKAGREALARAAVPPEDVGTVICGSMAQASFDAYMLPRHVGLYSGVPMEVPAHLVQRICGTGLEVISQAADAVSLGRANAALCVGAESMSRNPIAAYTHRGGFDMGRVEFKDFLWEALLDPAASVTMGGTAETLATRYQIGREAVDAYAARSFERAMAARDSGFLDGEITPVTSEVFALEGYNDRGIRLPRKVDAVRQDTHIRPSSVEALARIRPAFGGVQTGGNSSGVVDGAAAAVVASGAYARDRDRAPLARLVCAAAVGVPPEIMGIGPVPAIRAVLDRSGLSLADIDRIEINEAFGAQVMACARELGLDEDRLNVNGGAIAIGHPLGATGLRLAVTLARELARSGLRYGIASACIGGGQGIALLIETTESAG; from the coding sequence ATGAGCGGGACGGAGCGCGCGGTCTGCGCCGAATGGAGCGACGTCTGGCTCCTCGACGGGGTGCGCACGCCCTTCGTCGACTACAAGGGCGCGCTGTCGCTGGTCTCGCCGATCGATCTCGGCATCAAAGCCGGCCGCGAGGCGCTGGCGCGCGCCGCCGTCCCGCCGGAGGACGTCGGAACCGTTATCTGCGGCTCGATGGCCCAGGCGAGCTTCGACGCCTACATGCTGCCGCGCCATGTCGGCCTCTATTCCGGGGTGCCGATGGAGGTGCCCGCCCATCTGGTACAGCGTATCTGCGGGACCGGGCTCGAGGTGATCAGCCAGGCCGCCGACGCGGTGTCGCTCGGCCGGGCGAACGCGGCGCTGTGCGTCGGCGCGGAATCGATGAGCCGCAATCCGATCGCCGCCTACACCCATCGCGGCGGTTTCGACATGGGCCGAGTCGAGTTCAAGGATTTCCTCTGGGAAGCGCTGCTCGATCCGGCGGCGAGCGTCACCATGGGCGGCACGGCGGAGACCCTCGCGACGCGCTATCAGATCGGCCGCGAGGCGGTCGACGCCTATGCGGCGCGCAGCTTCGAACGGGCCATGGCGGCCAGGGACAGCGGATTCCTCGACGGCGAGATCACCCCGGTGACGAGCGAGGTGTTCGCGCTCGAGGGCTACAACGACCGTGGCATCAGGCTGCCGCGCAAGGTCGATGCGGTGCGTCAGGATACGCATATCCGGCCATCATCGGTTGAGGCGCTCGCGCGGATCCGGCCCGCCTTCGGCGGGGTGCAGACCGGCGGCAACTCGTCGGGCGTGGTCGACGGCGCCGCGGCGGCGGTGGTCGCCTCCGGGGCCTATGCGCGTGACCGCGACCGGGCGCCGCTGGCCCGTCTCGTCTGCGCGGCGGCCGTCGGCGTGCCGCCGGAGATCATGGGCATCGGACCGGTGCCGGCGATCCGGGCGGTGCTGGACCGCAGCGGCCTATCGCTCGCCGACATCGACCGCATCGAGATCAACGAGGCGTTCGGCGCCCAGGTGATGGCCTGTGCGCGCGAACTCGGGCTCGACGAGGACAGGCTCAACGTCAACGGCGGGGCGATCGCCATCGGCCACCCGCTCGGCGCGACCGGCCTGAGGCTCGCCGTCACGCTGGCCCGGGAACTGGCTCGATCAGGCCTGCGCTACGGCATCGCATCGGCCTGCATCGGCGGTGGGCAGGGAATCGCGCTCCTGATCGAGACGACCGAAAGTGCCGGATGA
- a CDS encoding TRAP transporter substrate-binding protein, protein MFAAGAAYADDPVEIRFAHWVPPTHPLQQAITEWGASLNEATGGTISVTIFPAQQLGAAKDTYDMVRDGIADMGYINPGYTPGRFPVFDAANLPFNITNATDGSAAIDEWYGNYAEKEMGDIYVCLANAHDPGTFHSKEKIVVPGDVNGLKVRPANGTISKMVTLLGGQPVQVSAPESREALERGVADAITFPWGSILLFGIDKTVKYHLDMPTYVVGFVWGMNKDFYNNLSDAQKKAVDDHCNPEWAKQTSIGWATYESGGRDKIKAMSDHTVTTPTDDQVAEWRKAVAPMEDEWKKAVNDAGYDADAVWNDLQDTLKKYNSKY, encoded by the coding sequence ATGTTCGCGGCGGGTGCCGCCTACGCGGACGATCCGGTCGAGATCCGGTTCGCGCACTGGGTGCCGCCGACACATCCGCTGCAGCAGGCGATCACCGAGTGGGGCGCGTCCCTCAACGAAGCTACCGGCGGTACGATCTCGGTGACGATCTTCCCGGCGCAGCAGCTCGGCGCCGCGAAGGACACCTACGACATGGTCCGCGATGGCATCGCCGACATGGGCTACATCAACCCGGGCTACACGCCGGGCCGCTTCCCCGTCTTCGACGCCGCCAATCTGCCCTTCAACATCACCAACGCCACGGACGGCTCCGCGGCGATCGACGAGTGGTACGGCAACTACGCCGAAAAGGAGATGGGCGACATCTATGTCTGCCTCGCCAACGCGCATGACCCGGGCACCTTCCATTCCAAGGAAAAGATCGTCGTTCCCGGCGACGTCAACGGCCTGAAGGTGCGGCCGGCCAACGGCACGATCTCCAAGATGGTGACCCTGCTCGGCGGCCAGCCGGTCCAGGTCAGCGCGCCGGAATCGCGCGAGGCGCTGGAGCGCGGCGTCGCCGACGCGATCACCTTCCCCTGGGGCTCGATCCTCCTGTTCGGCATCGACAAGACCGTGAAGTACCACCTCGACATGCCGACCTATGTCGTCGGCTTCGTCTGGGGCATGAACAAGGACTTCTACAACAACCTGTCGGATGCCCAGAAGAAGGCGGTCGACGATCACTGCAATCCCGAATGGGCCAAGCAGACCTCGATCGGCTGGGCCACGTACGAGAGCGGCGGCCGCGACAAGATCAAGGCGATGTCCGACCACACCGTGACCACGCCGACCGACGACCAGGTCGCCGAATGGCGCAAGGCCGTGGCGCCGATGGAAGACGAGTGGAAGAAGGCCGTGAACGACGCAGGCTACGACGCCGACGCGGTCTGGAACGACCTTCAGGATACGCTGAAGAAGTACAACTCGAAATACTGA
- a CDS encoding TRAP transporter small permease, translating into MNAFEQLIKRIVTFVDGAAAMFLAVITGLTFLTVVLRYGFNASLPGSFDIGRLLLGVAIFWGVAVAAYRQEHIQVDILWSALPRKARGYLNLFADLVFFGCAAVFTWMFLVRVLATRASGETTFELDVQIWPFHLLAWLGIALTTVVLLARIAHVVITGNFDVPSNLGPDDDGPQDYPAGEP; encoded by the coding sequence ATGAACGCGTTCGAGCAGCTCATCAAACGGATCGTCACCTTCGTCGACGGGGCGGCGGCGATGTTCCTGGCGGTCATCACCGGGCTGACCTTCCTGACCGTTGTGCTGCGCTACGGGTTCAACGCGTCGCTGCCCGGATCCTTCGACATCGGTCGCCTGCTGCTCGGCGTCGCCATTTTCTGGGGCGTGGCGGTCGCCGCCTACCGGCAGGAGCATATCCAGGTGGACATCCTCTGGTCGGCCCTCCCGCGCAAGGCCCGGGGCTATCTCAACCTGTTCGCCGATCTCGTGTTCTTCGGCTGCGCGGCCGTCTTCACGTGGATGTTCCTTGTCCGCGTCTTGGCCACGCGGGCGTCCGGCGAGACCACCTTCGAGCTCGACGTGCAGATCTGGCCGTTCCACCTGCTCGCCTGGCTCGGCATCGCGCTGACCACCGTCGTGCTGCTGGCCCGCATCGCCCATGTGGTCATCACCGGCAACTTCGACGTTCCCTCGAATCTCGGCCCCGACGATGACGGGCCGCAGGACTATCCCGCCGGAGAGCCATGA
- a CDS encoding TRAP transporter large permease — protein MSYPDLVAIGGFVVLFILLLLRVPIGVAMGLVGVGGFAMMVRTSSALNLVGLSPIRTATEYSLALIPMFILMGSLATASGLSKELYRASNAWIGHRRGGLAMATIAACGGFAAICGSSVATAATMTRVALPEMKRYGYPDTLATGSIAAGGTLGILIPPSIVLAIYGILTEQDIGKLFIAGVIPGILALLLYLVTVRLYVMFSKSDVPVQEKADWTERIHASRGVWAVVLLFVFIMGGIYGGVFTPSEAAGMGASGVLIIGLVRRRLDGKAIYRCLVDSIQVSASIFFILIGALLFGYFLTATQTPQKIANLLLALDLGPHGTLVLILLFFLILGCILDAMAMIVLMIPIIYPVILQLGFDPIWFGVIIVMTVELGLITPPVGMNVFVLNSLARDIPLQRVFAGVMPFVLMDVLRLSLLVAFPILVLFLPNTMQ, from the coding sequence ATGAGCTATCCCGATCTCGTCGCCATCGGCGGCTTCGTCGTCCTGTTCATCCTGCTGCTCCTGCGCGTGCCGATCGGCGTCGCCATGGGCCTCGTCGGCGTCGGCGGCTTCGCCATGATGGTCCGGACGTCGTCGGCGCTGAACCTGGTCGGCCTGTCGCCGATCCGCACCGCTACGGAATACTCGCTGGCGCTGATCCCGATGTTCATCCTGATGGGGTCGCTGGCGACCGCGTCCGGCCTCAGCAAGGAACTGTACCGGGCCTCCAACGCCTGGATCGGCCACCGGCGCGGCGGGCTCGCCATGGCCACGATCGCCGCCTGCGGCGGCTTCGCGGCGATCTGCGGATCGTCGGTGGCGACAGCGGCGACGATGACCCGGGTCGCGCTGCCGGAGATGAAGCGCTACGGCTATCCCGACACGCTGGCGACCGGCTCGATCGCGGCCGGCGGCACGCTCGGCATCCTGATCCCGCCGTCCATCGTCCTCGCCATCTACGGCATCCTGACAGAGCAGGACATCGGCAAGCTGTTCATCGCCGGCGTCATTCCCGGCATCCTGGCGCTGCTCCTCTATCTGGTGACGGTGCGGCTCTACGTGATGTTCTCCAAGAGCGACGTACCCGTCCAGGAGAAGGCTGACTGGACCGAGCGGATCCATGCTTCGCGCGGCGTCTGGGCGGTGGTGCTGCTGTTCGTCTTCATCATGGGCGGCATCTACGGCGGCGTCTTCACGCCGTCCGAGGCCGCCGGCATGGGTGCCTCGGGCGTGCTGATCATCGGCCTCGTGCGCCGCCGGCTCGACGGCAAGGCGATCTACCGCTGCCTCGTCGACAGCATCCAGGTCTCCGCCTCGATCTTCTTCATCCTGATCGGCGCCCTCCTGTTCGGCTACTTCCTGACGGCGACGCAGACGCCGCAGAAGATCGCCAACCTGCTGCTGGCCCTCGACCTCGGCCCCCACGGCACGCTGGTGCTGATCCTGCTGTTCTTCCTGATCCTCGGCTGCATCCTCGACGCCATGGCGATGATCGTGCTGATGATCCCGATCATCTATCCGGTCATCCTGCAGCTCGGCTTCGATCCGATCTGGTTCGGCGTCATCATCGTCATGACGGTGGAGCTCGGCCTGATCACCCCGCCGGTCGGCATGAACGTCTTCGTGCTCAATTCGCTGGCGCGCGACATACCGCTTCAGCGCGTGTTCGCCGGCGTCATGCCGTTCGTGCTGATGGACGTCCTGCGCCTGTCGCTGCTCGTGGCGTTCCCGATCCTGGTCCTGTTCCTGCCCAACACGATGCAGTGA
- a CDS encoding DUF3237 domain-containing protein, with protein sequence MLVAQSPFMHIHAELADSLEFGLTPMGTRRVINILGGTVSGERVNGRILPGGADWQVIRSDAIADISARYTIETAAGALVLVNSDGVRHGPADVIARLARGEAVDPALYYFRTAMRFEAPVDSDVAWLNGIIGVATGRREKNAVLLDVHAVV encoded by the coding sequence ATGCTCGTCGCGCAATCACCGTTCATGCACATTCACGCCGAACTGGCCGACAGTCTGGAGTTCGGCCTGACGCCGATGGGCACGCGGCGGGTGATCAACATCCTCGGGGGAACGGTGTCCGGCGAGCGGGTCAACGGCCGCATCCTGCCCGGCGGCGCCGACTGGCAGGTCATCCGGTCGGATGCGATCGCCGACATCTCGGCGCGTTACACCATCGAAACGGCGGCCGGCGCGCTCGTGCTCGTCAACAGCGACGGCGTGCGCCACGGGCCGGCCGACGTGATCGCAAGGCTGGCGCGTGGCGAGGCGGTCGATCCCGCGCTCTACTATTTCCGCACGGCCATGCGGTTCGAGGCGCCGGTCGACAGCGACGTCGCCTGGCTCAACGGCATCATCGGCGTCGCGACAGGCAGGCGCGAGAAGAACGCCGTGCTGCTCGACGTCCACGCGGTGGTCTGA
- a CDS encoding indolepyruvate oxidoreductase subunit beta family protein, which produces MSAGSPITVLISALGGEGGGVLAGWIADAAVAEGLHAQRTSIPGVAQRTGATTYYLEILPHADAGRGPGKPVLALNPAPGRVDVLIGTELLETARMVQTGYATPDRTVLIGVVRRVYTVAEKASMGDGRLDPDRLEAIVERYSKTALLGDLGAIAQAAGSHLNAVLLGALAGSGTLPIPPDRYRDAIRAGAKAVESNLRGFEAGLAFARTGRTGPAPAAETEDAVRPVPEAWSLYPEGALPMIEAGSQRLADYQDDAYVALYADRLKRFAGRPGADAAFLSELARILALRMAFEDTIRVAQLKLTAARLEQVRAEAGARSGEIVDVIEYMKPGPEELFSLLPPALARRALAFLAGRGWDTWSIPMNVTATRFGGFIRLKTLASLRGWRRRTLRYADEQAWIEHWLDLIDRTLAVDPDAAREVVAIGGLVKGYADTHKRGRRNFDRIVARVVEPALAGDLPAPAFADAVLNARLAALKDPEGTALDETIRSLWASLAPDRQAAE; this is translated from the coding sequence ATGTCGGCCGGCTCGCCGATCACGGTCCTGATCTCCGCGCTCGGCGGCGAAGGCGGCGGCGTGCTTGCCGGCTGGATCGCCGATGCCGCCGTCGCCGAGGGCCTCCATGCCCAGCGCACGTCGATCCCCGGCGTCGCCCAGCGCACCGGCGCCACGACCTACTACCTCGAGATCCTGCCCCACGCCGACGCCGGGCGCGGGCCGGGCAAGCCGGTGCTGGCGCTCAATCCGGCGCCCGGCCGCGTCGACGTGCTGATCGGCACGGAACTGCTCGAGACCGCGCGTATGGTGCAGACGGGCTACGCGACGCCCGATCGGACCGTGCTGATCGGCGTCGTCCGCCGCGTCTATACCGTGGCGGAGAAGGCTTCCATGGGCGACGGACGCCTCGATCCCGACCGGCTCGAGGCGATCGTCGAACGCTATTCGAAAACCGCATTGCTCGGCGATCTCGGCGCGATCGCCCAGGCCGCCGGCAGCCATCTGAACGCCGTCCTGCTCGGCGCGCTCGCCGGCTCCGGCACCCTGCCGATCCCGCCGGACCGCTATCGTGACGCGATCCGCGCCGGCGCCAAGGCGGTCGAGTCGAATCTGCGCGGGTTCGAGGCCGGGCTCGCGTTCGCCCGAACCGGCAGGACGGGGCCCGCCCCGGCCGCCGAAACCGAAGACGCGGTGCGGCCGGTCCCGGAAGCCTGGTCGCTCTATCCCGAAGGCGCCCTGCCGATGATCGAGGCGGGATCGCAGCGCCTCGCCGATTATCAGGACGACGCGTACGTCGCGCTCTATGCCGACCGCCTGAAGCGCTTCGCCGGCCGGCCCGGCGCGGATGCGGCATTCCTGTCCGAGCTCGCCCGCATCCTGGCGTTGCGCATGGCCTTCGAGGACACGATCCGCGTCGCCCAGCTGAAGCTCACCGCGGCAAGGCTCGAACAGGTCCGGGCCGAGGCCGGGGCGCGGTCCGGCGAGATCGTCGACGTGATCGAGTATATGAAGCCGGGGCCCGAGGAGCTTTTCTCGCTGCTGCCGCCCGCGCTGGCGCGGCGCGCGCTGGCCTTTCTCGCCGGCCGCGGCTGGGACACATGGTCGATCCCGATGAACGTCACGGCGACGCGGTTCGGCGGGTTCATCCGGCTGAAGACGCTCGCGAGCCTGCGCGGCTGGCGCCGCCGCACCCTGCGCTACGCCGACGAGCAGGCCTGGATCGAACACTGGCTCGACCTGATCGACCGGACGCTCGCGGTCGATCCGGACGCGGCGCGCGAGGTCGTCGCCATCGGCGGCCTGGTGAAGGGCTATGCCGACACGCACAAGCGCGGTCGCCGCAATTTCGACCGCATCGTCGCGCGCGTCGTCGAGCCCGCCCTGGCCGGCGACCTGCCAGCCCCGGCCTTCGCCGACGCGGTGCTGAACGCCCGGCTTGCCGCGCTGAAGGACCCGGAGGGAACGGCCCTCGACGAAACGATCCGGAGCCTCTGGGCCTCGCTCGCGCCGGACCGTCAGGCCGCCGAGTAG
- a CDS encoding indolepyruvate ferredoxin oxidoreductase subunit alpha: protein MEVSFHREIETLRLGAGDTFHGEGIMAVTKALLQSGVAYVGGYQGAPVSHLLDVLLQAEDLLGELGIRLETCTNEAAAAAMLAASINYPLRGAVTWKSIVGTNVAADALSNLSSAGVIGGAMIIVGEDYGEGASVIQERTQAYAVKSSVWLLDPRPELPTIVRMVEKGFALSEASSTPVILELRIRACHVFGAFEASDNRRSEHSATNRFAEPAGFDYARLSHPPVTFVQEADKVNRRLPAARAFIRDNRLNETLGPEDGDIGIIVQGGMFNVLNGRLAEAGLSDAYGDIGIPTHVLNVTYPLVPEEIAAFCADKRAVLVVEEGGPDFIEKEIGQILRHAELDTKLHGKDVLPMAGEYSPVVVARGLSAFLSRYGRNEAARLDEWVEAVEAHSQSVARDLTAPLPPRPPTFCTGCPERPVFSAMKLLREETGPVHVAADIGCHAFATFPPFSQGNSILGYGMSLASNAAVSGTQAKRPLSVMGDGGFWHNGLLTGVAGSVFNQDDSVLVIFKNGYTSATGVQDVPSSRPQGEGRGRGLDIESALKSLGVGWVRTVHSYSVSTMRKTLREALGSDETGPKVIIADGECQLARQRRVRPAEARAVAEGRRVVRTRFWVDPDVCTGDHACIRLSGCPSLTVKPSTDPLKPEPVAHVNNDCVGCGLCGEVSHAAQLCPSFARLEIIRNPNGWDRFRARLSSALIRLFGGYAAPSEPDARPAPHPIPAE from the coding sequence ATGGAAGTCTCGTTTCATCGCGAGATCGAGACGCTGAGGCTCGGTGCAGGAGACACCTTCCACGGCGAGGGCATCATGGCCGTCACCAAGGCGCTCCTGCAGTCCGGCGTCGCTTATGTCGGCGGCTATCAGGGCGCGCCGGTCAGCCATCTGCTCGATGTGCTGCTGCAGGCCGAGGACCTGCTCGGCGAACTCGGCATTCGTCTGGAGACCTGCACCAACGAGGCCGCGGCCGCGGCGATGCTCGCCGCCTCGATCAACTATCCCCTGCGCGGTGCCGTGACCTGGAAGTCGATCGTCGGCACCAATGTCGCCGCCGACGCTCTGTCGAACCTGTCGTCGGCCGGCGTCATCGGCGGCGCCATGATCATCGTCGGCGAGGATTACGGCGAAGGCGCCAGCGTCATCCAGGAGCGCACCCAGGCCTACGCGGTGAAGTCGTCGGTATGGCTGCTCGACCCGCGCCCGGAGCTGCCGACCATCGTGCGCATGGTGGAGAAGGGCTTCGCGCTGTCGGAGGCAAGTTCGACGCCGGTCATTCTCGAGTTGCGCATCCGCGCCTGCCATGTCTTCGGCGCCTTCGAGGCATCCGACAACCGGCGGTCCGAGCACTCGGCGACCAACCGCTTCGCCGAACCCGCCGGGTTCGACTATGCCCGTCTTAGCCATCCGCCGGTAACCTTCGTCCAGGAGGCCGACAAGGTGAACCGCCGACTACCGGCGGCCCGCGCCTTCATCCGTGACAACCGCCTCAACGAGACGCTGGGGCCGGAGGACGGCGATATCGGCATCATCGTCCAGGGCGGTATGTTCAACGTCCTCAACGGCCGCCTCGCCGAGGCAGGGCTCTCCGACGCCTATGGCGACATCGGCATCCCGACCCACGTCCTCAACGTGACCTATCCGCTGGTCCCCGAGGAGATCGCGGCCTTCTGCGCCGACAAGCGCGCCGTTCTGGTGGTCGAGGAAGGCGGCCCGGACTTCATCGAGAAGGAGATCGGCCAGATCCTGCGCCACGCCGAACTCGATACGAAACTGCACGGCAAGGACGTGCTGCCGATGGCCGGCGAGTATTCGCCGGTCGTGGTCGCCAGGGGCCTGTCCGCCTTCCTGTCGCGCTACGGCCGCAACGAAGCCGCCCGCCTCGACGAATGGGTCGAGGCCGTCGAGGCCCATTCGCAATCCGTCGCCCGGGACCTCACGGCGCCGCTGCCGCCGCGCCCGCCGACCTTCTGCACCGGCTGCCCGGAGCGCCCCGTCTTCTCGGCGATGAAGCTCCTGCGGGAGGAAACCGGCCCGGTCCACGTCGCCGCCGACATCGGCTGTCACGCTTTCGCGACCTTCCCGCCGTTCAGCCAGGGCAACTCGATCCTCGGCTACGGCATGTCGCTCGCCTCGAACGCGGCGGTTTCGGGCACCCAGGCGAAGCGCCCGCTCAGCGTCATGGGCGACGGCGGCTTCTGGCACAACGGATTGCTCACCGGCGTCGCCGGCTCGGTCTTCAACCAGGACGATTCCGTCCTCGTCATCTTCAAGAACGGCTATACCAGCGCCACCGGCGTCCAGGACGTGCCCTCCTCGCGGCCGCAGGGGGAGGGGCGCGGCCGCGGGCTCGATATCGAGAGCGCGCTGAAGAGCCTCGGCGTCGGCTGGGTCCGCACGGTCCACTCCTATTCCGTGTCGACCATGCGAAAGACGCTGCGGGAGGCGCTCGGCAGCGACGAGACGGGCCCGAAGGTCATCATCGCCGACGGCGAGTGCCAGCTCGCCCGCCAGCGCCGCGTCCGCCCGGCCGAGGCCCGGGCGGTCGCCGAAGGCAGGCGCGTCGTACGCACCCGCTTCTGGGTCGATCCCGACGTCTGCACCGGCGACCATGCCTGCATCCGTCTGTCCGGCTGCCCGTCGCTGACGGTGAAGCCCAGCACCGACCCGCTGAAACCCGAGCCGGTCGCCCATGTGAACAACGACTGCGTCGGCTGCGGCCTGTGCGGCGAGGTGTCCCACGCCGCCCAGCTCTGCCCGTCCTTCGCCCGCCTCGAGATCATCCGGAACCCGAACGGCTGGGACCGGTTCCGGGCGCGGCTGTCCTCGGCGTTGATCCGGCTGTTCGGCGGCTACGCGGCACCGTCCGAACCCGACGCCCGCCCGGCGCCGCACCCCATTCCGGCCGAGTGA
- a CDS encoding MarR family winged helix-turn-helix transcriptional regulator — MSIEMDIPVQAADSGRDIDYDELPNYIGYLLRRAQANVFREFERSLGDIGLTPGAFGLLMLIRANPGITQMELANAFGIDKSTLTPVLNRLEQSALVRREQLAHDRRYNALFFEDAQEAFFDRARTRVRDFEQSVADRLSDDEQRELVRLIGKIQADA; from the coding sequence GTGTCGATCGAGATGGATATTCCGGTACAGGCGGCGGACAGCGGGCGTGACATCGACTACGACGAACTGCCGAACTACATCGGCTATCTGCTGCGGCGCGCGCAGGCCAACGTCTTTCGCGAGTTCGAGCGGTCGCTGGGGGATATCGGGCTGACGCCGGGGGCGTTCGGCCTTCTGATGTTGATCCGCGCCAATCCGGGCATCACGCAGATGGAACTCGCCAATGCCTTCGGGATCGACAAGTCGACGCTGACGCCGGTCCTCAACCGGCTGGAGCAGAGCGCACTCGTCCGCCGCGAGCAACTCGCCCATGACCGGCGCTACAACGCCCTGTTCTTCGAGGACGCCCAGGAGGCGTTCTTCGATCGCGCGCGGACGCGGGTCCGCGACTTCGAGCAGTCGGTCGCCGATCGTCTATCGGACGACGAGCAGCGCGAACTGGTGCGTCTGATCGGCAAGATCCAGGCGGACGCCTGA